The genomic region AACCGTAAACGCCTTTATCGAACTCACCCCGTTTGATACCATTAAATATGAAGTAGATAAAAAAACCGGGTATATGCGGGTTGACCGCCCTCAGCGAAGTTCTTCTTTGCCGCCGTCATTATATGGCTTTATTCCAAGAACATATTGCGGAGATCATGTTGGAAAATTATCAAAACAAGAAGTTCAGGGTGATGGGGACCCGTTGGATATTTGTGTATTGAGCGAACGTCCCATCGACAGAAATGAGGTAATTTTAAGTGCTAGGGTAATTGGCGGCTTGCATATGGTGGACCAGGGAGAAGCCGATGATAAAATTATTTCCGTGCTGGACAATGATACCTATTACAAAGACATCAAGAGTGTGGACGACCTGCCGCCGGTACTTATAGAGCGTCTGCGCCATTACTTTGGCACCTATAAGCTTATTCCCGGGAAAGACACTAACGATGTATTTGTAGAGGGGATTTACGATACTGAACATGCATATAAAGTTATAGAAGCGTCTATTAAAGATTATGAAGAAATGTTTGGTGAATAGGGTGAGGACATCGAACAAGGAACATCGAATTCCGAACGTTTGAACAAGGCAAAAGAAAATATTCGGGTTCAGTGGTTTATTGTAACCGTAGCTGTTGTTCTCTTTGTCATAAAAATCACGGCCTGGTATTTGACAAATTCGGTAGCCATTCTCACCGATGGACTTGAAAGCATTGTAAATGTCATAAGTGGCTTTATCGGGCTATACAGCTTATATCTTTCTGCAAAACCAAAAGATGCAAATCATCCTTATGGGCACGGGAAGGTTGAATTTATTTCAGCAGGAATTGAAGGCACACTGATTACCATTGCGGGTCTGCTAATCGTGTTTGAAGCTGCTGAGAGTTTTATTAATCCGGCTCCATTGCAGAGCCTTGATACCGGTATTATTCTAATAGCCATTTCTGCAGTTATAAACTATGGATTTGGGTGGTGGGCATACCGAACCGGTAAGAGAAATGAATCATTGGCACTTCAGGCCAGCGGCCGGCATCTTCAGACGGATACTTACACCACTATAGGTATTATTGCAGGGTTAGTACTTATTCGGTTTACGCATATTTTATGGCTGGATGGAGCGGTGGCCATTATTTTTGCAGTTTTTATTATGCAAACCGGCTTTCGAATTTTAAGGGAAGCGGTAGCCGGTATTATGGATGAGTCAGATGAGCAGCTGCTGGCTGATTTGATTACATATCTTCATAAACACCGAGATCCAAAATGGGTAGATCTGCATAATCTTCGGATTATAAAATATGGCCGTACTCTGCACACGGATTGTCATTTGACGTTACCGTGGTATTTAACTGTAAAGGAAGCTCATGCCGAGCTGGATAAGATTGAAGCACTTATCACACGGAAGTTTGGAGATCGCATAGAGGTGTTTATTCATACTGATTATTGCATGGAATTTTCATGCAGGTTGTGCCAAATGGAAAATTGCGAAGTTCGTCAGCATCCTTTTGAGAAAGAGATTATCTGGACGGTAGAAAATGTAGCTTCAGACGGAAAACACCGAATAGAATAGAGTAGTAAGGTCAGATGTAATCACTCAAATCAAGATCCAATTCATTCGCATACCTGCGCAATAGTTCTACTTTGTAATCAGGAACCAATTCGGCCTCACCGGCCACAATTTCTTTGGCAAGCCGGTTGGGAAGAATAAAAGATTTGGCATGAGCTCCGAGTTCTTCAGCTATTTTATTTTGGATAGGTTTTAAAAGCTGATCTTTAAGGTTATTGATTTGGCTCTGTCGCCGGCGCATTTCCCGGTATTCATCCCGGGTCATTGTATCACTTGCTTTCCGGGATTTGGATAGGTTCTTGTGTTCAGCTTCTTCAATACTTTGATTGAGCACATTCTTGAGCTCTGTTTTGAATTTTTCATTCTTAAGTTGTCCGAAAATACCTTTCGTGTTTTCCCAGCTACTCGCCTTTTGAGGATTCTGAGCAATGGATTCCACCAGCTTTTTATTCACCAGCTGATATACGGGTTTATTATATTTTTGAGCCACTGAGTCAAAGAATTTCATGAGCTGCTGATACACATGCCACTCAAAAACGGTCATGTTATTTTTATCCTTATCTTTGATCAGGTTATTGTGGTCTTCATTACTGTAATCCAGATGATTAAATACCGCATTTTCCTGTTCAATCCATTCAAGCAAACCTCTTTTTTTGGCTTTTTGCTCAAGCTCTTTTTTAAAATCCAGCAAATATAAAACATCATCAGCTGCATACTGTTTTTGGTTTTCGGTAAGTGGACGCTTGTACCAATTGCTTTGCTGGGAAGAGCTGTTAACCTCTACATTTAAAACTTCTTTGATCAGGTTTGTGAGTGAAGCCGGTTCGAAATTAAGCAGACTGGTAGCTGCATCCAGGTCATACAGGTTTTTAGGGAAGCATCCTAAAGAGTGAAAAAGTCTCAAATCTTCTCCGAAAGCAAAAACTACTTTCTGGATTTGGTTACTTTCAATGGGAGGGAAGATGGTTTTAATGTCCAGATTTCTGCTGAGGGGATCCACCAAATAACAACTTTCACCATCATAAATTTGCAAGAGACACATATCAAAACCATAGCGATACCGGTTTCGGTCAAACTCAAGATCTATGGCAAATTCTGATTTTTTTTCTAATGATGAAGCGAGTTTTTTGAGCTCGTCATGTTCAGTGATGGTATGAATAGTCATAAAGAAATTCGGAGTGGATGTTCGGGGATTAAGGTATCAAGTTTGAATTGGATTTGTAAGCATTAAATCACCGATGTTTTTCATAAGTATTCGGTTCTAATAAATCTGAAATTTCTTTCAACGATTTCCCGGTTACACTCTGCTTAAAATTTTGAATGATCTCGTTAAGTTGATCCTCGGTGCGAATTCCTAATACAGCGGAAGCTACAGCAGGATGGCTGAGCACGTATTGAATGGATGTCGCAATTAGTCCTGTATTCTCGACAGCCGACTGTATTTTTTTAACTTCATTCTTGGAGTATCCGAGATATTCTTGTGCCGGTTTATCAATTAACATTCCTTTTGCAAGGGTGCCGCGGGTAATAACACTGATATTTTGTTCATCAAGTAATTGAAGACAACTTTCCTCCGGTCGCCTGTCCAGCAGGCTATATTGCATCATCACACTGTCAATGTCAGATCTGCTTGCATACTCGCGGATTACATTGGGACGAATCGATGAAATACCATAAGCCCTGATTTTTCCCTGCTTCTTTAACTGCTCAAAAGCCTCAATAATATCATCAATCGGGTCGTCGATAGTTCCGCCGTGGAGTTGATACAAATCGATATAATCTGTTTGGAGTCTGCGCAGACTTTCATTCACTTCAGTTAGAATGTGTTCTTTGGTGGGGTTCCAGTCCCATCCTGCACCATCTTCTCTCCACACATTTCCAACCTTGGTTGCAATCAGTATTTTGTCTCTGATAGGTTTGAGTGCAGTCCCAACTATCTCTTCATTCAAACCCTGATCATATAAATTGGCTGTATCAAAGAAATTAATACCGGATTCATAGGCTTTACGAAGCAAAGGAGAAATCGAATTTTGACCTTTTTCAATCTCTAACGACATGCAGCCAAAGCTGATTTCACTGATGTTAAGATCTGATGTTCCAAGTTGGTTATAGTTCATAAGGCTCCATTGCTGATGTTCAATTCATTAATATAATCACTTGGTTCGGCGAATGATTCCTTTAATAAAATTCATTGGAGAAAGCTGCAGGAGTTCCGGGCCTTCTGAATTAACATTTCAACATCTCAATTTGATTCATTCCTTCAAATACCTGATACTAAGCCGTTATAAAAACTATGGAGGTTACAAAAATGTTGGAACGGGATTTAAAAGGTTATTGGAAAAAGAATCTTAAATACCTTGGAATTTTATTGAGTATCTGGTTTACGGTTTCATATGGGTTTGGGATATTGCTCGCACCTGTGCTCAATGAAATTCAAGTGGGTGGATTCAAGCTGGGATTCTGGTTTGCACAACAAGGAGCCATCTATACTTTTGTCGTTCTCATCTTTGCGTATGTCTATTTGATGAACAAACTGGATCGGGAATTTAAAGTGCAGGAGGATTGATCATGGATGTTCAAGTATGGACCTATATTTTAGTTGGCATTACTTTCGCACTGTACATTGGTATTGCGATCTGGGCAAAAGCAGCTTCAACCAGTGACTTTTACATTGCCGGCGCTCACGTCAATCCTATTACCAATGGCATGGCTACTGCAGCTGACTGGATGTCCGCCGCCTCATTTCTTTCCATGGCGGGACTCATTTCATTTATGGGCTATGACGGTTCAGTTTACCTCATGGGCTGGACAGGCGGATACGTTTTACTGGCACTTTTGCTTGCTCCGTATCTCCGAAAATTCGGCAAGTTTACCATACCTGATTTTATCGGAGACCGATACTATTCCAACTTTGCCCGCACCATTGCAGTTATCTGTGCGCTGATCGTTTCGTTCACCTATGTAGCGGGACAAATGCGCGGAGTTGGACTCGTATTCTCCAAATTTCTGGAAGTGAATATCGATATTGGTGTCCTCATCGGGATGGCGATTGTGTTTTTCTATGCGGTGTTAGGAGGGATGAAAGGGATCACCTATACGCAGGTTGCTCAGTACTGTGTGCTGATCTTTGCCTTTATGGTGCCGGCCTTTTTCATCTCATTTCAGCTGACAGGAAATCCTATTCCACAGCTTGGTTTCGGATCAACCCTGACGGATGGTTCCGGACAATACCTTTTAGAAAAGCTGGATGAGCTTCATACCGAGCTTGGTTTCGCGGCTTATACCAGCGGAACCAAAAGCATGCAGGATGTCTTTTTTATTACCGCAGCGTTGATGATCGGAACAGCCGGTCTTCCCCACGTTATCGTCCGCTTCTTTACGGTTCCCAAAGTTAAAGATGCCCGTATCTCGGTAGGATACGCGCTGATCTTTATTGCGATCCTTTATACAACTGCACCTTCCATTGCTGCCTTTGCCAAATATAATCTAATGGAAACGGTAAATGAGGAAGAGTACACCGAAATGCCTGAATGGTTTAGTACCTGGGAAGAAACGGGATTGCTAACCTGGGTAGATAAAAATGAAGATGGTATAATCACTTACGCTCCGGGCTCTGCCATTAGCGGTCTGCCCGATATTCAGCGGAATGCTGAGGGTGAAATTGTGCGAGGGAATTTCGGAGAAGTAAAAGTAAATAATGCTCCGGCTGAAGGACCTAACGAGCTGTATGTGGACAGGGATATCATGGTTCTGGCAAATCCCGAGATCGCGAATTTACCTGCCTGGGTTGCCGGATTGGTAGCCGCCGGAGGACTTGCTGCGGCCCTTTCAACTGCTGCAGGACTGCTATTGGTGATCTCAACGGCAGTATCTCATGATCTTATCAAAAAGCAGATCAAAACGGATATTTCGGATAAAGCTGAACTCATGTGGGCCCGTATCTCTGCAGCGGGGGCAGTTGTTGTGGCGGGATATTTTGGTATCAATCCCCCGGGTTTTGTGGCCGAAGTAGTGGCTATTGCATTCGGTCTTGCTGCGGCTTCATTCTTCCCCGCTATTATTTTAGGGATCTTTTACAAGAAAATGAATCGACAGGGAGCTATTGCGGGAATGATCGCAGGGTTACTGTTTACGCTTGGCTATGTGGTCTTCTTTAAGATCGCCTTCCCCGAAGTGAATTCTCCTGAATATTGGTGGTTTGGAATTTCTCCGGAGGGAATAGGAACATTGGGAATGATCCTCAACTTAGTGGTTTCATTCGCAGTAGGAATGATTTTCCCGGAACCTCCTGAAGATGTTCAGGAAATGGTGGAGAGTATCAGGTACCCTAAATAATATGATGATCATTTTGTGGCGAATGCCTGAAATCTCGTTGTTTATTTAATCTGACAATGAGATTCCTGCCTCCGCAGGAATGACTTAAATCAAGTTGTGTGATCTAAATCTTAAAACCAGCCAGTACCCAATCCCCGGAAGGGCCATGGAATAGCAGCAATCATGATCAGAAGCCCGATCCCGTAGTAAATAGCTACTTTCTTATGTTTTTGAACAGCTTCAGTGGCTCGTTTTGCGGTACTGAATCCAATGGTTATAAGCGCGATGGAGATAATCATCATAGCTAAATGCTCAACGGTGAAGAAACGTAATAAGGAGCTTTCCATAACGCCTTCCTGAAAAGAAACATTGGGACTGATAAAATAAAGTACAAGCCCTATGAGAAGTTGAATATGTGTGAAAATCATTGCGAGTAAGGCAGATAGCCGATCCGATTTTTGATATTCTTTATTTCCGGCCCAGCCTGAAATAGACTTATATAAAGCCCATACTATTAAAACCAATACAATCCATCGGAGACCTGAGTGTGCGTGTAATAAACCGGTATACATATGCTTATCTGCTTTATTTTAAAATTATGCTTCGAATATAGCGAAGAATTAATTCTTAATCTTATTTTCGTACTTGTTTCTGACAGAGCCAGAACGCTTTATAAGTCAAAGCTGATTAGCAATCTTCTTCAAAATCCACCGCACCCTTCGATTGTTAACACCAAGATCATAGGTCCCAACCCGGCTCGCACTGCGAATATAAACTACAGTTTTAGTGTTTGATTCTTCCATAATCACATCTACATCATCCTTAAAACCCAAAAACGGAATGCGATATACGGCATGAAGCTCTATGCGTTTGGCATCAATGACTTCGAATTTATGAGCTTCCTTTTCAAAAATATATAATAGTCGTTCATAGACTTGTTCTATCCCGGCTTTAAAATCCTTGGAAACTCTTACACAATTTGGGGTGGAAGGGCAGGGAGGAAGCGGATGATTTTGTTTCTTTGAAGCCATTTAATATCCCTCAGGTATTTTGGTGATCCTGTGGCGAACTAAATCAACTCAGTTCAAAAAATCGTTCCAGCTGTTGCAAAAAAGAATCCAGATCTTTACAAACATGGAATAAAGAGAGGCTTTCTTTATGGATGAAATCGTGCTTCACGGCATTATTGGTATACTGCAAAAGCCCGTCAAAGTAACCGTCCACATTTATTAAAAATATGGGTTTATTGTGAATTCCAAGCTGTCGCCAGGTTAAGATCTCAAAAAATTCATCCAGGGTTCCAAATCCACCGGGAAGAACCAGAAAGGCGTCCGATAAAGACTCCATGAGTGCTTTTCGGGTATGCATATCCTGTGTTTCGTGGAGATCGGTCAGGCCTTTGTGGGCGACTTCACGATCTTTAAGTTGGGTTGGGATCACTCCAATAACATCTCCACCCTCGGTTAGGGCCGCATTTGCAATTTCCCCCATGATCCCTACTCTTCCGCCGCCATAGACAATCCCCCAGTCCCTGCGGGCAATTTCCCGTCCGGCTTGTTTAGCTAATTCAGGGAATTTAGGATAGTTGCCTTTTCGTGAGCCGCAATACACACAGATATGTTTTTTCATGCCAGAGAAAACATTCGGTTCAGGACAGCATCCAGTTTGTCAACGAAGTATTGGACGTCCTCTTCGGTATTCTGCTTACCAAAGCTGATTCGAATGCTTGACTTGGCAAGGCCTTCTTCCATTCCAATGCCATTTAAAACATGAGAAGGCTCAACCGCACCGGATGTGCACGCTGAGCCATTGGAAACACAAATGCCTTCAATATCCAAGTTCAGCAACAGCATCTCTCCATCAATATAATGGCCTTGCTCGTCACTGAAAGAAAGATTTACGATGTGTGGTACCCCCTTGTCTTTAGGGCCGTTAACGGTGTAATTGAAATTCAGTTTTTCGTCCATCAATTCCAGCAGGAGAGACCGTAATTTCTCGAAATGTTTTTGATGTTCATCCATTTCTGAAACAGCTAACTCAAGTGCTTTGGCAAATCCTACAATTCCGGGAACATTTAATGTTCCCCCCCGGCGGCGGCGTTCCTGTGAACCGCCATTCACCCAGGGAATCCAGCGAGACCCATTCTTCACATACATGATTCCGGTTCCTTTGGGGCCGTATATTTTATGAGCACTTCCACTTAAGAAATCAATACCTAATTTTTTTACGTCAACAGGTAGCTTACCCAGGCTTTGAACGGTATCTGAATGAAATGGAACCCCATGTTCGTGACATACTTCCGCTATTTCTTTTAGCGGATTAATGGTCCCTATTTCGTTATTGACGTGCATCACAGTGACCAAAGCAGTTTTATCCGTAATCACTTCCTTAACGGCGTCGGCTGTAATAGTTCCGCAATTTTTAGCTTTGGCAAAAACTGGTTTAATCCCATTCATTTTTGCAAGCTCAACAGTGTGCAGTACGGCATGGTGTTCCAGTTCAGAGGTAATAACTTCATTCTTATCTCCCGAAACAGCTAAAACTCCTTTAATGACTGCGTTATCACTTTCCGTGCCGCCACTTGTAAAAACAATTTCCGATGGCTCGGCTCCAATCAGGTTAGCTACTTTTTCGCGGGCATCTTCTACTACCACCTTAGACTTTTGTCCCAGGTGATGAGGAGAGTTGGCATTTCCGTAGTTATCCTTCAGGTAAGGAAGCATTGCTTCCAGAACACGTTCATCTAAAGGAGTGGTTGCGGCATGATCTAAGTAAACCGTTCGCATGAAATAAGATAGATTGGTTAATTTTTTCAGTTAAGGAAAATATTCAAATTATAGATGAAAAGCAGGTTCATCAAAACTTCATTTCGTGATTAGAACTTGGTACCTTCAAGCCGAATTTATAAACACAATATAATTGCTTAATCATGGCAAAACTCACTCTGAACGATATCGAAGTAAAAGGTAAAAAAGTGCTGATGCGCGTGGATTTTAACGTTCCCATAAAAGACGGTAAAATCACCGATGATAATCGTATAGTGCAGGCATTGCCTTCTATTAATCATGTTATAGATAACGGAGGTTTGTTGATTTTAATGAGTCATCTCGGCCGGCCGGCAGGAGAATATGATCCTGAATTTTCTCTCAAACCTGCTGCAGAACATCTTGCTTCTTTGGTGGATGCAAAAGTTCATTTTGCCAAAGATTGCATCGGTGAAAAAGCTGATTCAGTGATTGAAAAAGCTGAGTTCGGAGAAATTGTGGTATTGGAAAATGTTCGGTTTCATCTTGAGGAAAAGAAGAATGATGAAGCATTCAGTAAAAAACTTGCGGCTCATGGTGACCTGTTTGTGAATGACGCTTTTGGAAGCAGCCATCGAGCCCATGCATCTGTTGCAGGTGTTACAAGGTATTTGCAGCCGGCCGTTTCGGGACATTTACTTGATAAGGAAATTAAATACCTGGAAGAAAGTATTAACGATCCTGAACGACCCTTTGTGGCTATTTTAGGGGGAGCTAAGGTGTCAGATAAAATCGGGGTGATTGAAAACCTGATTTCAAAAGTGGACACCATTATTATTGGAGGAGGAATGACCTACACCTTTTACAAAGCCAAAGGATGGCCGATTGGGAATTCCCTGGTAGAAGATGATAAGGTAGATTTAGCCAAAGAGTTACTTAAAAAAGCCGAGGAGAAAGGAATTCGTTTTATGCTTCCTTTAGATTCGGTGGTTGCCAGGGAATTCAAGAATGATGCTGAGCACAAAGTTGTGGATGAAGATGGAATTGAAGATGGCTGGATGGGGCTGGATATTGGCCCGCAGTCATCCATAGCTTTTGGGAACCAAATAAAAGCAGCTAAAACAGTGCTATGGAATGGCCCCATGGGTGTTTTTGAAATGGAGAATTTCGCAGATGGAACTTTTGCCGTGGCCGAAGCCCTGGCTGAAGCCACTAAGTTTGGTGCCACAACAATTATTGGCGGGGGAGATTCCGCCTCAGCCATTAAAAAAGCCGGGCTTAGTGATGATGTTTCTCATGTTTCCACCGGTGGCGGTGCAAGCCTGGAGTATTTGGAAGGAAAAGAATTACCGGGTGTGGCTTCGCTAACCGACAGGTAATCGCATTAATTGAGCAATTGTCCATTATTAAAAAAATAAATATTAAGAAACATCAGGTTATTATTTAGATAAATACTGGTAAGATTATCAAGAAAAATTTACCATCTTATAGTATTCTTACCGGTAAAAAATGACCTATGAATGAATATCCGCTATTATTACGCTCTACTATCCGGCTGGCTTTTGCGTTCTTGCTAGTTGCTGCATTGATATTAACACGTCAGCTGTTAGTGCCTTTATTCCTTAGTGTAATGTTAGCTTATTTGTTATTTCCATATGCCGATTGGCTCGAAAACCATAAAGTGCCCCGCATTCTAACCAATTTGATTGTAGTATTGGGATTTCTTGCATTTTTGGGGGCGATCTTTTTTGCGGTAGGGGCGCTTTCTGCTAATTTCACTGATGACTTTCCAAAAATTAAGGAGCAATTTGAAGATAACCTTCAGTCTATTTTGAGCGGAATCACAGCATTTACAGGTATTTCAAGTGAAGGTATTGATGCATTTATACGTGATTTAGGGGAAACCGGGGAATATATTTCTCAGCTTTTTACGGCTACAACCAACACACTGCTGAGTCTTGGGTTATTGCCGGTCTATACTTTTTTACTTCTTTTCTATAGAGACAAATTTCGGGATTTTATTTCCATGCTTATTAAAGATGACCAGGAACAAGTAGTCCAAAAGATCATTGATCAAGCCTCAGAAGTAGTCCCGAAATATTTAAAAGGTCTCGTTATTGTTTGTTTCATTTTGGTGGGGCTAAATTCGCTCGGCTTTTATTTAATAGGGATTGAGTATGCACTCCTGTTCGGTATTATTGCTGCGATATTCAATTTGATCCCTTATCTCGGAACTATTCTTGGATACGGGGTGGTACTGCTTTTTGTATTAGGGACCCAAAGTCCGTCTTTGGCATTTGCCGTTATTATTCAATTTGTGATTGTACAGTTTTTGGAAAACAATATACTTACCCCGAATATCACCGGATCATATGTGGAAATTAATCCTCTTGTAATCATATTTTCACTTATTGGTGCAGGACTGATTTGGGGGTTGCCCGGAATGCTTATCATAATTCCGTACCTGGGGCTGTTCAAGATCGTTTGTGAAAATGTAGAGGACTTGAAGCCCATCGGGTTTTTATTAGGTAATAGAGGTACTGAACGGCACTCAATTACCATAAAATCATTACAAAGAAGATTCGGTTGGCTGGAAGAGGACTGATTAAATGGCAGGAAGAATTAATTGCAAAACATTCAACAAGTCATCAGGGTAGCGTCATATTATAAATTTCGTGAGCGATGATAGAGGCGGTCAATCGTCCGGTAAAGATAAACAAAAGGGTATAGGCTATGGTTGAATTAGAATATCGAACCACTTGATTGTGTTTGGAGGCAGATGCCTCAATACAAAGAAAATGACAGACAATACGGCTGATAGCCATAGTCCGGTTTCAGGCTTTTTAAAAACATTGATGAAATAGTCGCGGTTATAAATTTCTTCTCCAATTTCGCTGCACTTTTCCTACTTTCCTTTACTCACCAAAGTAAACCTACAACATGGCAGATAATTTAGATTCCATCCGTAAGCAACTGGATGATATCGACCGCACTATTCTAAAGGCGCTGGCGCAGCGACAAGGATTAGTAAAAGAAGTTTCAGATTTAAAACTTAAAAATGAAAAAGGCATCCGGGATTTGGAGCGGGAAGAACAGCTGCTCAATCGTATCCGGGATTTGGCTAATGAAGTGGGACTGGACAGGTATTATGCCGAGCATCTGTTCCGGGAAATCATTACCAACTCTGTGCGGTTTCAAACTCACTCATTGGTGGATCATCAGAATAAAAAGGCCAATGCTGAAACAATTCGGGTATCTTATCAAGGCACGGATGGGGCCTATAGTCATCTTGCGGCAACCCGGCATTTCAGTGAGCGGTATTCCGAAGTAGATGCCATCGGCTATGATACGTTTCAGCAAGCTGCTCAGGCTGTTTTGGATGATAAAGTGGATTACGCTCTGTTACCTATAGAAAACACTACGGCAGGCTCCATTAATGATACCTATGATATCCTTGGAAATGAGAAACTGCACATTGTAGGAGAAGAAATTCTGAAAGTGGTTCATTGTCTGATGGCTGTGGAACCGGTAGACTTGTCCAAAATTCGCCGAATTCTTTCACATCCGCAGGCCATTGCGCAGTGCACTGAGTTTCTTTCAAAAATGCCCAGAAGCAAAGTGGAGTCGTATTTGGATACTGCCATGTCTGCCAAGAAAGTGTTAGAGGATGGAGACCTCTCCCAGGCGGCTATAGCCGGAGCTCATGCCGCCGACCTATATGGTTTGCATGTG from Gracilimonas sp. harbors:
- a CDS encoding inorganic pyrophosphatase, which encodes MANFPNPFFRWRPHPWHGLEVGSKPPQTVNAFIELTPFDTIKYEVDKKTGYMRVDRPQRSSSLPPSLYGFIPRTYCGDHVGKLSKQEVQGDGDPLDICVLSERPIDRNEVILSARVIGGLHMVDQGEADDKIISVLDNDTYYKDIKSVDDLPPVLIERLRHYFGTYKLIPGKDTNDVFVEGIYDTEHAYKVIEASIKDYEEMFGE
- a CDS encoding cation diffusion facilitator family transporter, with product MNKAKENIRVQWFIVTVAVVLFVIKITAWYLTNSVAILTDGLESIVNVISGFIGLYSLYLSAKPKDANHPYGHGKVEFISAGIEGTLITIAGLLIVFEAAESFINPAPLQSLDTGIILIAISAVINYGFGWWAYRTGKRNESLALQASGRHLQTDTYTTIGIIAGLVLIRFTHILWLDGAVAIIFAVFIMQTGFRILREAVAGIMDESDEQLLADLITYLHKHRDPKWVDLHNLRIIKYGRTLHTDCHLTLPWYLTVKEAHAELDKIEALITRKFGDRIEVFIHTDYCMEFSCRLCQMENCEVRQHPFEKEIIWTVENVASDGKHRIE
- a CDS encoding ribonuclease D codes for the protein MTIHTITEHDELKKLASSLEKKSEFAIDLEFDRNRYRYGFDMCLLQIYDGESCYLVDPLSRNLDIKTIFPPIESNQIQKVVFAFGEDLRLFHSLGCFPKNLYDLDAATSLLNFEPASLTNLIKEVLNVEVNSSSQQSNWYKRPLTENQKQYAADDVLYLLDFKKELEQKAKKRGLLEWIEQENAVFNHLDYSNEDHNNLIKDKDKNNMTVFEWHVYQQLMKFFDSVAQKYNKPVYQLVNKKLVESIAQNPQKASSWENTKGIFGQLKNEKFKTELKNVLNQSIEEAEHKNLSKSRKASDTMTRDEYREMRRRQSQINNLKDQLLKPIQNKIAEELGAHAKSFILPNRLAKEIVAGEAELVPDYKVELLRRYANELDLDLSDYI
- a CDS encoding aldo/keto reductase, whose translation is MNYNQLGTSDLNISEISFGCMSLEIEKGQNSISPLLRKAYESGINFFDTANLYDQGLNEEIVGTALKPIRDKILIATKVGNVWREDGAGWDWNPTKEHILTEVNESLRRLQTDYIDLYQLHGGTIDDPIDDIIEAFEQLKKQGKIRAYGISSIRPNVIREYASRSDIDSVMMQYSLLDRRPEESCLQLLDEQNISVITRGTLAKGMLIDKPAQEYLGYSKNEVKKIQSAVENTGLIATSIQYVLSHPAVASAVLGIRTEDQLNEIIQNFKQSVTGKSLKEISDLLEPNTYEKHR
- a CDS encoding DUF4212 domain-containing protein; this translates as MLERDLKGYWKKNLKYLGILLSIWFTVSYGFGILLAPVLNEIQVGGFKLGFWFAQQGAIYTFVVLIFAYVYLMNKLDREFKVQED
- a CDS encoding sodium:solute symporter family protein, which translates into the protein MDVQVWTYILVGITFALYIGIAIWAKAASTSDFYIAGAHVNPITNGMATAADWMSAASFLSMAGLISFMGYDGSVYLMGWTGGYVLLALLLAPYLRKFGKFTIPDFIGDRYYSNFARTIAVICALIVSFTYVAGQMRGVGLVFSKFLEVNIDIGVLIGMAIVFFYAVLGGMKGITYTQVAQYCVLIFAFMVPAFFISFQLTGNPIPQLGFGSTLTDGSGQYLLEKLDELHTELGFAAYTSGTKSMQDVFFITAALMIGTAGLPHVIVRFFTVPKVKDARISVGYALIFIAILYTTAPSIAAFAKYNLMETVNEEEYTEMPEWFSTWEETGLLTWVDKNEDGIITYAPGSAISGLPDIQRNAEGEIVRGNFGEVKVNNAPAEGPNELYVDRDIMVLANPEIANLPAWVAGLVAAGGLAAALSTAAGLLLVISTAVSHDLIKKQIKTDISDKAELMWARISAAGAVVVAGYFGINPPGFVAEVVAIAFGLAAASFFPAIILGIFYKKMNRQGAIAGMIAGLLFTLGYVVFFKIAFPEVNSPEYWWFGISPEGIGTLGMILNLVVSFAVGMIFPEPPEDVQEMVESIRYPK
- a CDS encoding cytochrome B, whose product is MYTGLLHAHSGLRWIVLVLIVWALYKSISGWAGNKEYQKSDRLSALLAMIFTHIQLLIGLVLYFISPNVSFQEGVMESSLLRFFTVEHLAMMIISIALITIGFSTAKRATEAVQKHKKVAIYYGIGLLIMIAAIPWPFRGLGTGWF
- a CDS encoding DUF1499 domain-containing protein; this translates as MASKKQNHPLPPCPSTPNCVRVSKDFKAGIEQVYERLLYIFEKEAHKFEVIDAKRIELHAVYRIPFLGFKDDVDVIMEESNTKTVVYIRSASRVGTYDLGVNNRRVRWILKKIANQL
- a CDS encoding TIGR00730 family Rossman fold protein, giving the protein MKKHICVYCGSRKGNYPKFPELAKQAGREIARRDWGIVYGGGRVGIMGEIANAALTEGGDVIGVIPTQLKDREVAHKGLTDLHETQDMHTRKALMESLSDAFLVLPGGFGTLDEFFEILTWRQLGIHNKPIFLINVDGYFDGLLQYTNNAVKHDFIHKESLSLFHVCKDLDSFLQQLERFFELS
- a CDS encoding cysteine desulfurase family protein is translated as MRTVYLDHAATTPLDERVLEAMLPYLKDNYGNANSPHHLGQKSKVVVEDAREKVANLIGAEPSEIVFTSGGTESDNAVIKGVLAVSGDKNEVITSELEHHAVLHTVELAKMNGIKPVFAKAKNCGTITADAVKEVITDKTALVTVMHVNNEIGTINPLKEIAEVCHEHGVPFHSDTVQSLGKLPVDVKKLGIDFLSGSAHKIYGPKGTGIMYVKNGSRWIPWVNGGSQERRRRGGTLNVPGIVGFAKALELAVSEMDEHQKHFEKLRSLLLELMDEKLNFNYTVNGPKDKGVPHIVNLSFSDEQGHYIDGEMLLLNLDIEGICVSNGSACTSGAVEPSHVLNGIGMEEGLAKSSIRISFGKQNTEEDVQYFVDKLDAVLNRMFSLA